In Macrobrachium rosenbergii isolate ZJJX-2024 unplaced genomic scaffold, ASM4041242v1 13908, whole genome shotgun sequence, one genomic interval encodes:
- the LOC136838035 gene encoding uncharacterized protein — MASTSESLFSPDDYINLRYNHFVRKYGKKTIHLVMMRLVFPCGQHKRIDEILIDLEVPLQGKKSPFNAQEAKNLTDKLPEDLDITMMNKICKALWRKRVNDPGDEIKGLFKKIKDERNFVSHEEPHMSDTGLESRLRDFQATLEETLEKTKSLFPKHSAAIDQLKAEIQDAVPKTLEKIREKYDLSNPQQRQRFEKEIEECGSELSDMIQESSEAELLSLNERLSQILPYDWLAQYGTTDPRNIMVSLQVVDDQELNGSHHGNKSISANQKEILNKDKMGKDFEVVIISGDAGSGKTTILCSYAEGWCKGTMDMPELSSFKFLLLMRFRDHDHANFDDYLKSLIPKTVARFSFDLVKLVVLDSMCLVLCDGYDEANYNSRKLFQEILALNSDNMKFVVTTRPGNTEGLTDIANKAKRSRVNLKVSGLQEEDMKLLTEKLIGHLVKDDVTQQEQMKKELLQKINEMNTGTRAILQTPLYFNLFILLYIDCPDLRDEMSTRTSVYLQLRKHKIKRISNRTGIPAESLEEFDALYRKWSLKHYIEGKYEWSEADVRSIKEEISSPEVLQNFDAIMSSYFSIKTTMKHLEIVKVYCHRHRSEQEFAAAGSICDDIITSSGMPQGGNIVQDVLQSKGLCDGNNLCRLFRKLREVISFIPGILYGTERDVLYDKIHELHELYVSCCLSVDDSDDVDDHKGHDVFLEPCIETGLDNRVLESLVSQMGRETSLKNRVIFYKTKSLYVLPSLLPELRPKMISLGFSSDVPRELSQLNETLEAAVVHKIRTEIGIYIRLREYAQLSGQILHPVDELTLVIFEVDGYQDLESLSPISPMTSAKELRLIYYMYSALEDRIAKVINRTIPTNREEGTTDLVIKLYKDRDLKLLLQSLTVSPLRSITIRVSPGTKIGFVEELKALCREKGFGELHIH; from the exons ATGGCTTCTACTTCAGAATCACTTTTTTCTCCAGATGATTACATCAACTTGAGATATAACCATTTTGTGAGAAAGTATGGAAAGAAGACAATTCATTTAGTGATGATGAGGCTCGTGTTTCCCTGCGGACAACACAAGAGAATCGACGAGATTCTCATCGACCTCGAAGTTCCACTACAAGGGAAGAAAAGTCCCTTCAATGCCCAGGAAGCAAAAAATCTCACAGATAAGCTTCCAGAAGATCTGGACATCACAATGATGAACAAAATCTGCAAGGCTCTTTGGCGAAAGAGGGTGAATGACCCTGGTGACGAAATAAAagggttatttaaaaaaatcaaagatgagAGGAACTTTGTTAGTCATGAAGAGCCTCATATGTCAGACACTGGTTTGGAAAGTAGACTCAGAGACTTTCAAGCAACTCTCGAGGAAACTCTTGAGAAAACAAAGTCTCTCTTTCCAAAACACAGTGCTGCCATTGACCAGCTTAAAGCAGAGATCCAAGATGCTGTTCCAAAGACCCTAGAAAAGATCCGTGAGAAATACGATCTCTCAAACCCACAGCAGCGACAAAggtttgaaaaagaaatagaagagtgtGGGAGTGAGCTTTCTGACATGATACAAGAATCCTCTGAAGCAGAACTCCTGTCTCTTAATGAACGCCTCTCTCAGATTTTGCCCTACGACTGGCTCGCTCAGTATGGCACTACAGATCCACGTAACATCATGGTCTCTTTACAAGTGGTGGATGATCAGGAGTTAAATGGAAGTCACCATGGCAATAAAAGTATTAGTGCAAATCAAAAAGAAATCCTCAACAAAGACAAAATGGGAAAAGACTTTGAAGTTGTAATTATATCTGGTGATGCAGGCTCTGGAAAGACCACAATTCTTTGTTCCTACGCAGAGGGATGGTGCAAGGGGACAATGGATATGCCAGAACTCTCTTCCTTCAAATTTCTACTTTTAATGCGGTTCCGAGATCATGACCACGCCAACTTTGATGATTACCTTAAAAGCTTGATTCCAAAAACTGTTGCTCGATTTTCTTTTGATCTTGTCAAATTGGTAGTCCTAGATTCAATGTGTTTGGTCTTATGTGATGGCTATGACGAAGCCAACTACAATTCAAGAAAActctttcaagaaatattagcACTTAATTCAGATAACATGAAGTTTGTTGTCACAACACGTCCAGGGAATACAGAGGGACTAACAGATATTGCTAACAAAGCAAAACGTTCTAGAGTCAACCTCAAGGTTTCAGGTCTTCAGGAAGAGGATATGAAATTGCTTACAGAAAAGCTCATTGGCCACCTGGTGAAAGATGATGTCACCCAACaggagcaaatgaaaaaagagctgcttcagaaaataaatgaaatgaacactGGCACTAGAGCCATCCTGCAGACCCCACTGTATTTTAACCTGTTCATTCTCCTTTACATTGACTGTCCAGATTTAAGGGATGAAATGAGCACCAGGACATCAGTCTACTTACAGCTGAGAAAGCACAAGATCAAGAGAATCTCCAACAGGACAGGAATCCCTGCTGAATCACTGGAGGAATTtgatgcactgtacagaaaatggtCTCTGAAACATTATATTGAGGGAAAATATGAATGGTCTGAGGCAGATGTAAGAAGCATTAAAGAAGAGATTAGTTCTCCAGAGGTACTTCAGAACTTTGATGCCATCATGTCATCGTATTTCTCCATAAAGACAACAATGAAGCATCTGGAGATTGTAAAGGTATACTGCCATAGACACAGAAGTGAGCAGGAGTTTGCAGCTGCAGGCAGCATCTGTGATGACATCATCACATCAAGTGGAATGCCACAAGGAGGAAACATTGTTCAAGATGTACTGCAGTCGAAAGGATTATGCGATGGAAATAATCTATGCCGGTTGTTTAGGAAATTAAGAGAAGTCATTTCCTTCATACCAGGAATACTTTATGGTACTGAGAGAGATGTATTGTATGATAAAATACATGAATTACATGAACTCTATGTATCATGCTGCCTCTCTgttgatgatagtgatgatgttgatgatcaTAAAGGACATGATGTTTTTTTGGAACCATGTATTGAAACTGGTTTAGATAATAGGGTTTTGGAATCACTTGTGTCACAGATGGGGAGAGAAACTTCTCTGAAGAACCGAGTAATATTCTATAAAACCAAGAGTCTTTATGTCCTACCATCCTTACTGCCTGAACTGAGGCCCAAAATGATTTCATTGGGTTTTTCATCAGATGTACCAAGGGAGCTTTCGCAACTCAATGAAACTCTGGAGGCTGCTGTTGTTCATAAGATTCGTACAGAGATTGGGATCTATATACGTTTAAGGGAATACGCACAACTTTCAGGACAGATTTTACATCCAGTGGATGAATTAA CCCTggtcatttttgaagttgatgGATACCAAGACTTAGAGAGCCTTAGTCCCATTTCTCCGATGACTTCAGCAAAAGAACTGAGACTGATATACTACATGTATTCTGCTCTTGAGGACCGTATTGCCAAAGTCATAAACAGGACGATTCCAACAAATAGGGAAGAAGGCACCACTGATTTAGTGATTAAATTATATAAAG ATCGGGACTTAAAGCTGCTACTCCAGTCGCTAACCGTTTCGCCTTTGAGGTCAATAACTATTCGTGTGTCTCCTGGTACAAAGATTGGTTTTGTTGAAGAACTGAAGGCACTCTGCAGGGAGAAGGGATTTGGAGAATTACATattcactga